The genomic DNA tgattatgggaaacatttatgtcaagtaatattgtaatccctaaAGGGATGACAGggttctggaccggacacgaaacagaccctgctcatgccatgttaacatttgactgccaagagtgacattgacctttgagctaggggttgaatgttgtgcatgacacatcgtcttattatggggtacattggtgccaagtaatattaaaatctcttcatggatgtacaagttatggtccggacaggaaaaaatacctgttgacctttgacctccaattgtgacctgacctttgagctagtggtccgggttttgcgtatgacacgtcgtctcatcatgggaaacatttttgccaagtaatattaaaataccttggTGAAtgacatagttatggaccggacacgaaattgcggacggacggacgttcctacaaaTGGGTATTTATGtagctactcttttgttctccctATTGTTCTTtcagccacgtaaaagaaaaatagccacgtaaaagcttacggaatgaatgacatcaaagaaaaagtacagttacctattgtttttATAGCCACATAAGTATGCAAAGGTGGGCCcggaatgacagacggacggacggacggacgaaaaagcgcaatcctataatCCCCGAAACTGGGTTTCAACCATTAGGGGACTAATAATGAGCAATGGAGAATCGAAGATATAATGAAACGGTCACTTTCATTTAACTGAAAACATGATTGTACAAacagttatgttttctttttttttttcaaaattaaaaggatttttgcagttttatgtttaaatgcaaattgcGTTTCTGAGTGTCACTATTCATCTGAGTTTTTACGAcctctttttaaagaaaaaagtcgtataattatgtttacacaaacggaaatgagcatatacagttcCAAACCTCTCAAAGCAGTTCATGCtacatatatatttgatgtacttttttGGTGGTACTTGAACGTTTTAGCTGGGGTTTTTTCggctttaaataatttttcagatATATCACAATGCCAAATCCCTTCAATATCCTTCAACAAAAACCTTTCAATGCGTAGACCTCTAAGATAGTACCATACTATTATAATGGccggcattaaatctcccgcattgagtgtacgcacgcattgaatgtacactattaaacctttAAACTTAACTCCAACCTTTaaagtatattgtacactcaatacgtgcgtacatccaatagtggcgatttaatgttggcgatAAAGCCATGCATTTGCCTGACATTATGAACACAGGTTTAAAAAAATGAGCATGTCATGGTATCAAGAAGTATGTCATGTATCGAATCTTATGTTGTTTGAGTAATACTATTGGTAGTGTTATGATTTGTATTGTtgcaagtaatatttaaattaatgttatgtttcaatccattttagGATGTAGTATCAATAAAAGAGCTTCATGAATAAAATGTTACAGAAGCCATTTATTGCTTTAGAACAGTTACATAgtatctgaaagtcagtattaaAATATGTAATGGTAACAAAAGGCATGGTAATGTAAAACGCACAAATGCTCTTGTAATAGAAGCAAGCCTGAAGAAGTGTAATcgcatgtactcaatgcatttttttcttcttcaaaaaacTGGGCGTCAAGCGAAACCATGAGTCCGACGAAAGAGGCCAATATTTCTTTATTGGCCAAATAATTACACAGGtaaaatataaaactgactttaGTAATTCAAAACATTATTAATGCCATCCCCGGgtacctttaaaatgatgtataacttaacctttaccctgctatatttctaaaatggactggtctatcattcgatttgggcaataccatttattatttaaaggggtgttcattgaaaaattactgaccgaatagcgaacagtgcagaccatgatcagcctacatggacgtgcaggctgatcttagtctgcactggtcgcaaatgcaaaatcacttgccgaaagcaggttaaaggttaaatctGGATTTTGAAAATTCACGAATCACCCTGTTATGGAATAGGTgggttaaaaacaatatttatgattTAGCTGATGCAAAATTATAtacaagacatttttttaaaattctttataaatacaccagaaacaataatgaaatattctaacacgacccgattcattttcctattaaataaagaaggctgaaaattgtgtgtttttaagaaataatttatagcaaaagagtgctttatcactatttatgcacgatggacggttatacgtcgggcgtaataattgcacgagggcgcagcccgagtgaaattatttgtacgacgtattaccgcccgagtgtataaatagtgttaaaacactcttttgctataaattatttcgattctaatatgcccttaatctaaaacaatagataaaatatagaagcgctttttcttggtcgcaacaaaaattttgacgtcaccgcacgttaacgtgacgtcattctagcgtaagagtgttttaacagcgACAAGTATATTAGAATATATAACAATTGACTTCACAATTATTACGTGGTAGCGTCAAACTGCATAGCgccgcgctggaaaagaaaccaacagaaaacaggcaaatatttaatggatgtcgtcaaggatgtactttaaaatccttggtaacgtgttagaatcgaaataatatatctcatttagtgatttgctcttgaataaaatcattgtttgtcgttcagatgcgtattactatatcacttgggctgcgccctcatgatataattccttcgcatctgaactccaaacaatgattttattcagcgacaaatcactaaatgagatatattatttcctaAATTACTAATACGCCAATTTTTTACCTATTTGCAGACTGTTTATTTTAGTGTTGTTAAATGCGAACAAAGAGAACTAGATACCAGATCAGAATTTATGACGCCAATGTGTTAACCGAACCGAATAACTGGAAACGTCCAAgaatacacatgaaataaaaataaaatagatagttGTCTAGGAGTCCttatatagagatggtacctaaaaattcaaattcatcttataATCTTATAATTCATCATACATCCTTTAAATCTTATCTCTGCTTTAGTGTTTATTCTTTCTGTGTTTGTACAGCCGCCGATTTTGACGACCTCTCCATGGATCATAGGCACAAATAATGTATCAAAAACAGTTGGCCGTGTGAGGGCAACTATTGGCTTTGTTCTCTTATCAACTGGATCCCAGTAGTCTTCATAGGGATAAGGCGAATCGTAGAACGACGTTTGAGCGATATTAGTGGATATTTTGACTTTAAACCCAGAACTGAACAGAAAATGGCATACAAATGAACCGTCGTTCTCATTATCAATCATAGGGTTTAGTTCAAGAGCAACTGACATAGCGTACAAACCGCTCGTTGGTACTTTGACCTGCCCGGTAGTATTATTATAACTGCCACCAAAGTTATACACGACATTAGGAAATATCAAGTCAGTGCCATTTATCACAATACCAGCAGCTTCGAATCCGACATCacctgttatatttgaaataacgTGTTAGACAAATAGATATATAATTTCGATATCTAAAATACGTTGCAATGAACTAggcttaaaggtggtcaatcacatttaagcaacatttatgacattttttcatttttagtttattctgtttaaatgaatgtttaatgaacaaaaaggtCTGTTACACAGATCCTCatagatatgttttattatttttatgaagttttataaTTACCCCCattacgccccccccccccccaccaccaaccTTTTAATatgaaagaattaaaaaaatggacgatttcatttgatttcaatataatttctagttttatatttgcattttatagaTACTGAGATTTCAATACTCTTAACAAAAGGGTAAGTTTTGAGATAGTGTGAAGTTTCC from Mercenaria mercenaria strain notata chromosome 11, MADL_Memer_1, whole genome shotgun sequence includes the following:
- the LOC123544768 gene encoding uncharacterized protein LOC123544768, producing the protein MFFVIFIITAWCSQMSVAQTCDSHLDSYIGCQLEHMIKEDPGDVGFEAAGIVINGTDLIFPNVVYNFGGSYNNTTGQVKVPTSGLYAMSVALELNPMIDNENDGSFVCHFLFSSGFKVKISTNIAQTSFYDSPYPYEDYWDPVDKRTKPIVALTRPTVFDTLFVPMIHGEVVKIGGCTNTERINTKAEIRFKGCMMNYKIIR